A genomic region of Aureimonas populi contains the following coding sequences:
- a CDS encoding acyl-CoA dehydrogenase family protein codes for MSITPFARPAPAPIDLPALLDEIRARREDFEKLTYVPLDMVGKLQRIGVYRAFVPRELGGDALSPAAFMELIEAISAADASTGWVASFGVSSTYLAALPRETFEHIYRADPDTVFAGAIFPPQPAERTPAGFRVRGRWPYCSGCMGASLIGAGIKVDEAGSGGLPRMVVMPRAAVSIKHTWDTVGLAATGSHDIVADGVEVDEAWSFVRGAPSQREEPIFRYPSMALAAQVLAVVGLGAAREALDHIHGEALGAASITGAPSLGARAYVQAEIGRAEARLRGARAFFYDTVGEAWESVLAGDEVGQALRVRLRLCATQAASESAEVARAAFRLGGASAIARGHPLVRCMLDAAAVAQHAFLGLGTFTSAGAGLAGEKTPPGYP; via the coding sequence ATGAGCATCACGCCCTTCGCCCGCCCGGCGCCGGCGCCGATCGACTTGCCCGCGCTTCTGGACGAGATCCGCGCCCGGCGCGAGGATTTCGAGAAGCTGACCTATGTGCCGCTCGACATGGTGGGCAAGCTCCAGCGCATCGGCGTCTACCGGGCCTTCGTGCCGCGCGAGCTGGGGGGAGACGCGCTTTCGCCGGCCGCCTTCATGGAACTGATCGAGGCGATCTCGGCGGCCGATGCCTCCACGGGCTGGGTGGCGAGCTTCGGCGTCTCCTCCACCTATCTGGCGGCGCTGCCGCGCGAGACGTTCGAGCACATCTACCGGGCCGACCCCGACACGGTCTTCGCGGGCGCGATCTTTCCCCCGCAGCCCGCCGAGCGCACGCCCGCCGGCTTCCGCGTGCGAGGGCGCTGGCCCTACTGCTCCGGCTGCATGGGCGCCTCGCTGATCGGCGCGGGCATCAAGGTGGACGAGGCGGGCAGCGGCGGCCTGCCGCGCATGGTGGTGATGCCGCGCGCGGCCGTCTCCATCAAGCACACCTGGGACACGGTCGGCCTCGCGGCCACCGGCAGCCACGACATCGTGGCCGACGGGGTGGAGGTGGACGAGGCGTGGAGCTTCGTGCGCGGCGCGCCCTCGCAGAGGGAGGAGCCCATCTTCCGCTACCCTTCCATGGCGCTCGCCGCGCAGGTGCTGGCCGTGGTCGGGCTCGGCGCGGCGCGCGAGGCGCTGGACCACATCCATGGCGAGGCCCTCGGGGCCGCCTCGATCACCGGCGCTCCCTCGCTCGGCGCGCGCGCCTATGTCCAGGCCGAGATCGGCCGGGCCGAGGCGCGGCTGCGCGGCGCCCGCGCCTTCTTCTACGACACGGTGGGGGAGGCGTGGGAGAGCGTGCTGGCCGGCGACGAGGTGGGGCAGGCGCTGCGGGTGCGGCTGCGGCTTTGCGCCACGCAGGCCGCCAGCGAGAGCGCCGAGGTGGCGCGCGCCGCCTTCCGCCTGGGCGGGGCCTCGGCCATCGCGCGCGGGCATCCGCTGGTGCGCTGCATGCTGGACGCGGCCGCCGTCGCGCAGCACGCCTTTCTCGGGCTCGGCACCTTCACCTCGGCCGGCGCGGGCCTGGCCGGCGAGAAGACGCCCCCCGGATATCCCTGA